Genomic segment of Veillonella parvula DSM 2008:
GATTATCAGGTAACCCGAACCTTAATAATATACACGTTCCCCAAAAATTGCTGTGCCTACACGAACGATGTTAGCCCCTTCTTCCAAAGCGACCTCAAAGTCGTGAGTCATCCCCATAGATAAATATTGAATCTGCCCTTCTTCAAAGTAGCGTTTCATATCCTCAAACAAGGCATTCGCTACGCGAAAGATTGGACGAGCTTCCTGTGGATCATCGAAAAATGGCGCCATACACATCAAGCCCCTTACGCGTACATGAGGCAATGTTTTTGCATAATCTCGTATTTCTGGAAACTCTTCGACGGTCATTCCCGTTTTAGAAGCTTCGCGGGCCACATTGACTTGCAGTAATACATCTTGCATTTTATCGTGCTTTGCAGCAACCTTTTCGATTACATCTAATAATTTACGGCTATCCACAGAATGAATTAAATCAAACATAGGAACCGCTTGGCGCACCTTATTGACCTGTAAATGACCAATCAAATGCCATGTTAATTGTGGCCCCTTATAGGTTAGCTGCTTTTCTTTGGCCTCTTGTACTCGATTTTCTCCTACATGAGTGACACCGAGCCGTGCGACCTCTTCCACAGCCGACACAGGGTGGTTCTTTGTAACCGCCACTAATAATGCTGTATCTACGCGACCAACACGCGCCATAGCATCGGCCATGCGCTGCTGTATAGCGTGTAGGGATTCTTCAATCACGTGAATGCCCCCTTCAATCTATATATCATAATCATCAAATATATTTGTATAGACTATTTTATTATATAGTATTTAAGGTCAAATGTACATGATTTAAGGCTTATCCCTTCCACAAATTCAAGCATGTATATATATAAAATATCATACTTTATTATGATTCCTGTGAAAGTCGAATTTTATCGGTCTTGTAACATCGCAAATAAGGCCATCCGACCTGTTAGGCCTGCCTCTCGACGATAGGAATAACAGTCTACTTCCGTTACACTATCGGTACCACCAATCGTGATATTCTCTGAAGGAACTCCATTTACAATGAGATCCTCACCAATAAAGTTCCATAAATTGATATAAGCCTTGTCTAATTTATCACCAGGATAATTGACAACATCAGATGCATCTCGGTCTGTCATATCTCTCCATGCTAATTCAAAGCGTTTACCTAGTTCTACATCTACTTCAAAGGACTCTGGTCCAATACTAGGCCCAAGATATATATAGCAATCTTTGAACTCGGTCCCATAAGCCTCTTTCATGGCCTCAATAGTAAGTACTGGTAAGCGGCCAATGGCACCACGCCAACCTGCATGTGCCGTTGCAATCGCATGATGTTTGGCATCGTAAATGCCTACGCCAACGCAATCTGCAGTGAACAGAAATAATGGCACATGAGGTAGATTTGTAAATACCGCATCACAATCATCGATGGCCGTATCTTCTGCAAAAGCACCGGCCCCAATAAGGTCTTCTGTGATTTCTACAGCCTTTAAACCATGGACTTGATTGCCACAAGAAATACGGTTTGGTTCAACACCTAAATATTTCGCAACAATAGCTCGATTTTCTCGTACACTCTGAGCTTCATCGCCTACATGAAAAGCTAGATTTAATGATTCATAAGGGGCTTTAGATACGCCACCATGACGATAGGTATCGCCCATAACAATAGGAAATCGCTCACTCCAGCTTGGCGTCTCATAAGACCATATACCATGAGGACCTTTCACATCTATACGTTTTACAAATTGATTCATCTATTACTCCTATTTACATACACCACAGCGTTTACAACCTGCTGCACATGGAGGTGTATATGCTTCATCAAGGGATCTTTGCCATTCCATTTCAAGATAGCCCTCCTGCATACCCATGTCTAAATGACTCCATGGCAAGAATTCATCAAAACTGCGTTCACGATAATTCATATTATCCATATCCAGGCCAGCAGCCTTCATTTCGGACTTAAAAGATTTACTGCCCCGATCGGCTGCACATGCTGCAATAACAGCGCCTAAGCGGCGATCCCCACGAGCAAGAACGCCTTGAATATACGCCTCTTTAGGCGATTCTACGAGAACCTCAATGCGGCGATTCTTTTGCAACGCTTTTTTTATATATTGTAATTTTTTCTCCACCGTTTTTTGATTGTCCATGGCCATCCATTGGAACGGGGTAAAAGGTTTCGGAATAAACGGATTAATGCTGAGCGTTAAACGACCTTTACAACCTACTTTTTCCATATGAGCTTGCGTTCTTTCCGCAAGTCCTACAATAGCCTCAATATCTTCATCGGTTTCCGTTGGCAGCCCAATCATTATATATAAGCGCATATGCTGAATACCTGACTTTGCAGATAAGGTAGCTGCATTTTGTAAATGCTCTTCACTGATACCCTTGTTGATGACGCGACGCAAACGTTCACTGCCCGTTTCTGGCGCAATGGTAATAGTCTTTTGTCCACTGTCTGCTAGTCCATCCACCACGGCTTGTGTTAACGAATCAGCACGCAAGGATGCACAAGAGTAACGCATATCTTTAGAGCGAATATAATTAACGAGTTCATCTACCTCAGGATAATCCGAGATAGCAGCACCCATTAGGCCTACCTTTTTACCTAGTTTTTCTGCGCGCTCTACGCCTTCTTTCAAAATGTCCAAAGGACGTACACGCGGTACGCGGAAGCAATACCCAGCCATACAAAAGCGACAGTGACGACCACAACCACGAGCTACTTCTATGATATACATAGCGCCAAATTCAGTATAGTTCGTAGCCACTACCGTTTCACCACCGCTGGTGAGCATTTCAAAGTGACGTTTAATCGTCTTAGGTACGCCCTCGACAATATCATAGCCTTTAAATTCACCATCTTCACTGTAAATCGGCACATACAAGGATGGTACGTAAACCCCCGATACATCCGCTAATTGACGTAAAATAGCGTGACGATCCAAGCCTTCCATTTTTCCATCTCGAATGATATCTAGTACGCGACTGACGATACCTTCCCCTTCACCGATGATGAAAGCATCAATAAAGTCGGCAAAAGGCTCAGGGTTAAAGGTCGCACAAGGGCCCCCTGCAATAACGATAGGATCAAATTCGGTACGGTCTTTTCCCATGATAGGTACACGGCCATGGCGCAACATCAAAGGAATATGGAAATAATCCATTTCAAAGGTGACATCAAAAGCAACTACATCAAATTGATGCATAGGCCTTTGTGTTTCAACGCTCATAAGCGGAGTCTTAGTCTTATCGTAAGCTTCTAATTCCTTTTTCTCAGGCAAGAAGATCCGTTCGCAGACGCTATCATTTCGTAAATTGATTTCCTCATAAATGATATGAAGTCCAAGATTACTCATGCCCACAAAGTATGTATTCGGATAAACGATAGCTACTTTTTGCCCTGCATGAGGATTTACTGTTATCCGACTGTCTTCATCTTTATATAATTCTTGTAATCGATCAATTAAATCTTTACGATTCACTAATTTCCTTTCTATATAAGCCCACTACGAATAGTGGGCTTAATAACACTTTACATATCATTTGTACATCTATAAAATTAGATAATACTAATTTCGCCTATAATAAAAAACCAATAGATATTACAATTTAGATTTCAATTTATCCTTAGTATGAGCGGTCTTACTTTTAAGAGTGCTTACAATTTGTGGGCGATGTTTTCTTTCATAAGGATATACAACAACTTTTCCATCTTTATATTCTGCAATATATATGTCCTTAACAGAGTATCCTTGAGCTTGGATTTCTTGTTCAAGCCAATCTCTATCTTTTTCAATTACATCGAGAGTAAACTGATTAATTTGACCATCATCGATAAGGTCAAATCGAATATTATCTTCACCGAATTGAACTACATTAAGCTGTCCATTTTGCTCCAATACGGCACGCTTAACATCCGTAACATATTGAACACCGGCAGCGCGAAGTTTTAATTTAAGTTCAGCCGCTTGTATACCATAACGCATACATTCTTCTGTTAGAATATGACCTTTTTCGATTACTATAACTGGATGACCATCAAGAATTGCTTTAAAAATACGAAGATTCCCTTTTAAAAACTTAAGAGTCATTACGAGGATAGTCCATAAAATAAGAACTAACATAAATTGTAAAATGCCAATTTGATCATTGTAAATAATGGCACCAATAATACCACCAAGTACGTAGTTTTGCAATTGGTCTAAAGCAGAGGTTGGGGCTAAATTGCCCTTACCCATTAAATTGATTTGTAGAATAATCGCCAAAAGACCGATGGCGAGTTTTGCAAAGACCATCCCATAGACGGCCATAGCTTCTGTCATATGTGGTCCTCCTTATGGTAATGTGTCCGCTTTATCATGAATTCGATCTATAGGACTTACCTTATAAACACGTGTAATAGTATAGGTTGAAAATTCTGGATTAAATTGAACCTCATAGTAAACATCACTTACTTTTAAAATCATACCATTACGAATCTTTAAGGAGTTAACCGCCAATTGGTCACTCGGCACAGAACGATCCGAACTAAAAGAATGTAAAAATTGGGCCATTCGAGAAGAATCCTCAGAATAGGTTTTCATCCGATTATACTCTTGGTATTCAAGCCCTAAGAAGAACACTACGATTAAAGACAATATAATCATCAGGTCACGATAGCGACTAGTAAAACCATTTCGCAATACTTGTACGCCCAACACGAGTAAGGCTAATAGAACCGCTACAATTATAATAAATCCCCATGTCTGACCAGCCGTAGCCTGACTTTCAACATAGGCTAATGTGTAAAAATCCATGCCACACTCCTTTCAAATATTATTTTTTATTATACCATATTTGATTCCAATATTTTCGATGTAATCGTCAAGATGGCCCAAAATAATGTAAGAAACGATAAAAAATAGCGACCCCTTACGGGGTCGCTTTTAATAAGCATATAATCTCACAAAAGATTACCTAAGTAATACTCTTATTTTAACCAGCTCATCAAGTTGCGAAGTTCTGCGCCAACTGGTTCAATTGGATGATTAGCAGCTGCTTCGCGATGTTCTTTAAGGAATTTTTGACCATTTTTGGAATCTGCTAAGAATTCATCAGCAAATTTACCAGATTGAATATCCGCCAAGATTTGTTCCATAGCTTTTTTAGTATCTGCAGTGATTACGCGAGGACCTGCATGGTAATCGCCGTATTCAGCAGTGTTGGAGATGGAGTGGCGCATTTTTTGGAAGCCACCTTCGTAGATAAGATCTACGATTAATTTCATTTCATGCAAGCATTCGAAGTAAGCGTTAACAGGTTCATAACCAGCTTCAGTTAATACTTCAAAGCCAGTTTTGATCAACTCAGTAACACCACCACACAATACAGCTTGTTCACCAAAGAGGTCAGTTTCAGTTTCGGATTTGAAGTTAGTTTCCAAAATACCAGAACGGCCACCACCGATACCAGATGCCCATGCTAATGCCACTTCTTCAGTATCGCCAGATGGGTCTTTTTCTACAGCGTACAAACAAGGAACGCCAGAACCTTCTTGGTATGTACGACGAACTAAATGACCAGGACCTTTAGGAGCTACCATGAATACATTGATGTCTTCACGAGGTACGATTTTACCAAAGTGAATGTTAAAGCCATGAGCAAATGCCAAGTACGCACCTTGTTTCAAGTTTGGAGCAATATCTTGTGCATATACGTCTGCTTGCAATTCGTCTGGAATCAATACCATAACGATATCAGCGCCTTTAACGGCTTCTGCAGTTTCTTTTACTGTAAGACCTGCTTCTTCAGCCGCTTTCCAGCTAGAAGAACCACCGCGAAGACCAATTGTTACGTCCATACCATTTTCTTTCAAGTTCAATGCATGAGCATGACCTTGGGAACCGTAACCTAACACTGTAATTTTTTTGCCTTCCAATTTGCTTAAATTACAATCTGCATCATAATAAACTGTAGTACCTAAAATTTTACCTGCCATATTAGACAACCTCCAAACATATTCAATAGAATATAGATTATATATACTGTACACAATCTAACAAATTTTTGCAAGATGTGGCGTACATTAATTTAGTATCAGTAAGCCGAGTTTTAAGCCTCTGATAAAAAAATTTGATAACTACCGAACCATCACCCATGGACGATCATCTTTCCATACAACTTGTACGGAAAGTCCAAAGACATCAGATAAAATATCATCAGTTAGTACCTTGTGTTTAGGACCTGCATGAATCATCTTACCCTCTCGCAAGATAGCTACATGAGTAATAAACGATAGTATCTCTTCAATTTGATGTGACACATAGATAATCGGTGTCTGCTGCTCAGCTACCAAAGTGGATACGGTGCGTAAAAACTGCTCCCTCGCTGGTAAGTCCAAACCAGAGCAAGGCTCATCCAAAATCAATAATTCTGGATTTGCCATAATAGACCTCGCTAACAATACCCGGCGCTGTTCGCCAGCAGATAAGGTGCGAAAACGATGACCTTCCAAATAGTCTAGTCCAAATTCAGATAATAATTGCATACCTCGTTGGCGCACCTCAGGTGCTACCTCTTGGTATATACCAATGCTACTAAATGCACCAGAAATAACGATATCTTCAACGACTTGTTTATCCAAGGTTGACTGAAATTGTCCAAGCGCAGAGCTAACAAATCCTAGTCTAGCCTTGATTTTAGGCCACGCATATTTACCAAATTCCTTGCCAAACACACGTAAAGTACCCGTTGTGGGAATTTGATAAGCAGGTATCATGCTGAGTAGCGTTGATTTACCAGCCCCATTAAGCCCTAATAAGGCCCAATGTTCACCGTCCTCTATATGCCAATTTACATTATCTAAAATAGGTCTACCATCACGGCGAAAGCAGACATTTTCATAATGGAGTAATTCACGCCCCACGTTATCAGCTCCTACATTTTTTCTCCGCGACTCATAGCGGTGATACCTGTTTTGGCAATTTCAAGAATACCATAAGTTTCCATAATTTGAATGAAGCCACGTAATTTTTCTACACTGCCAATGACTTCAATGATCATAGATGTAGGAGAAATATCTAACACATTACCACGATATACATCGGCAATCTGTACAATTTGTGATCTTGTAGAAGCAGATGCTTTTACCTTGATAAGCATTAACTCACGGCATACCACATCATGATCTTCAAACACTTTAACCTTAACAACATCGATAAGCTTGTAGATTTGTTTTTGCACTTGATCGAGAATTCGGTCATCGGCCTCTACAGTAATAGTAATACGTGCATAACCTGGCTGATTTGTAATGCCAGATGTCATTTTTGTAACGTTAAAGCCACGACGGTTAAAGAGTGCCAAAATACGTGTACCAATACCTGGTGCATTTTTTGCAATGATTAAGACTTGATGTTCTTTCGCCATTATAGCACCCCTTTCTTACCCATCATACCGCTTATCGTGCCGCCTGCTGGAATCATTGGTAATACATTATCCTCTCGTTCAACGCGACAATCCAAGACAATGCTTTCATCCGATGTAATGTATGATTTAAATTCTTTGTTGAAAGTTTCAACATTATCTAGACGCGCTGCTTTCAAGTCAAATGCATCTGCGAGTTTCACGAAGTTCGGACTCACTTCCAAATCTACATAGGAGTAGCGTCTATCATTGAAGATTTCTTGCCATTGACGAACCATACCAAGATAGCCGTTGTTAATAATAACAATCTTGATTGGCAAATTATATTGGCGAACCATCATGAGCTCTTCACAAGTCATTTGGAACCCGCCATCACCGACAACAAGGATAACTTGCTTCTTAGGCGCCCCTACTTGAGCCCCAATAGCCGCCGGCAAACCATACCCCATGGTACCCGCACCGCCAGAGGTAACGATAGTATGAGGTTTTTTATGAGTTAAGAATTGAGCCGCCCACATTTGATGTTGGCCTACATCACTTACGATTATGGCATCATCCTTGGCAATTTTGTTAAGTTCAGATAACACATATTGTGCATGCAATACACCATTTTTAGACTCAGGAATTACCATAGGGTATTCCGCTTGCCATTCTCGGATTTGCTCAAGCCACGCTTCATGCGTTGTAGGTTCTACAAGAGCATTAAGCTCCGTTAATACCTGTTTTAAATCCCCTACGATAGGCACGTTGATTGTAACATTCTTATCAATTTCAGCTGGGTCGATATCGATATGAATAATTTTAGCTTTTTTACAGAAGAAATCTGGATGGCCTGTGATGCGGTCATGGAAACGAATCCCTGCAGCAATCACGAGATCTGCCTCATCTGTACTATTATTAGCGGCTACAGAACCGTGCATACCAACCATGCCAAGAGCCAATTCGTGATCTCCTGGGAAGCCACCAAGACCAACTAATGTATTCGTCACCGGGATTTGAGCCTTTTCAGCTAATTCTTTAAGCTCATCCATAGCGCCAGACTTCAATACACCTGCTCCAGCAATGATAAGTGGGCGCTTTGCATTTTTGATAAGAGTAGCTGCTTTTTTGATTTGACCTTGATGACCTTTATAGGTTGGATCATAGCCTTCAAGATGAATAGGTACTTCGTACAATTTGTTGTATTCCGCCATGGATATTTTTTCTGTTTGAATATCCTTGGGAATATCGATGAGTACAGGGCCTGGGCGACCTGTGCCAGCAATAAAGTACGCCTCTTTAATGATACGAGGCAAATCATGAATATCTTGAACAAGATAGTTATGCTTGGTTATAGGCATCGTAATACCTTGGATATCCGCCTCTTGAAAGGAGTCCTTACCGATAAAGGGCCGGCCAACCTGACCTGTAATGGCCACCATAGGTACGGAATCCATGTACGCAGTCATAATACCTGTTACAAGATTCGTTGCACCAGGACCAGACGTAGCAAGACATACACCTACGCGACCAGATACGCGAGCATAGCCATCTGCTGCATGTGCAGCACCTTGTTCATGACGAACAAAGTAATGTTTAATTTCAGGGAAGCTATATATTTCATCATAAATTGGAATTACCGCACCACCTGGATAACCGAACATATCGGTTACACCAAGGCGATGCAATGTTTCAAGGACAATGCGTGCCCCATTGATTGTTTCTGCGCTCATAGGAACCCTTTCAACCAGCTATTCAGATAAAATCTCGCTGGAATTTAATCGTTTAATAATGTAACCATTATGTTTGAAAGTATCAATAATGTGTTGGATGTGCTCTTCACCATTTGTTTCTACCGTTACTTGCAATTCCACTTCATGGAAACGGTCAAGGTTTTTGAACTGATTATGGTCAAGTTTAATAACATTTGCATCTGCATCGGCTAACATTTGAGATACAGCCACTAACTGGCCTGGTTTATCAGGAAGATTAACGGAGAAGGTAAAGATACGACCACGCAATACGAGACCTTTATTAATCATTGACGAAATAGTAAGTACGTCGATATTACCACCGCTGACGATAGCTACCACCTTTTTATCGCGGCACTCTAATTTCTTGAGGCCAGCAAGTGGCAAAATACCGGAATTTTCTGCTACTAACTTATGTTTTTCAACAAGCAATAAAAATGCTTCCATCAATTCATAATCAGAAACGGTAATAATTTCATCTACGTATTGCTTGATATATTCTAATGTAGTTTCCCCAATTTGACGTACTGCCGTACCATCTGCAATCGTTGCCACTTCATCGAGAGGTACAGGATGATCAGCCTTTAAGGCAGCTAGGGCACTCGCTGCACCTTCTGGTTCTACACCGATAATCTTAACGCGCGGATTTTTTAATTTCGCAGCAGCAGCAATACCAGATACGATACCACCGCCCCCAACAGGAACGAGCAAAATATCCGCATCAGGCAATTCATCAAGAACCTCAAGGGCAATTGTACCTTGCCCTTCTATTACATCTTCATCATTAAACGGATGAACGAACACATAGCCATGCTCTTTCTGCAACTCCATCGCCTTTTGATAGGCTTCGTCATAAATCTCGCCAAATAATACAACATCTGCACCGTATTGTTTTGTTGCATTAACCTTGATAAGAGGGGTATGTTTCGGCATGACAATAGTCGCTTTAATGCCAAGACGTTTCGCAGCAAGGGCCACGCCTTGTGCATGATTACCGGCAGACGCAGCGATAACACCGCGCGCCTTTTCTTCTTCTGTCAGTTTTGCAATTTTATTATAAGCTCCACGAACCTTAAAAGAGCCTGTTATTTGCAAGTTTTCTGGCTTGATATATACATCATTTCCGCACTCGTCAGAAAACACATCACTATGAAGTAACTTCGTTTTCACAGTGATTGTACTCAAGCGCTCACGAGCCTCCATAAAATCATATAACTTATACATATACACGGTCTCCTCTAGTTAGTATTAAATGAAAGTCGAGTATTAGTCTTCAAATACTTCGATAGCACCTTGTGCAGCAGAGGATACGTGAAGAGCGTATTTTTTAAGATATCCAGTTACATTGGATTTGAACGGTTTCAATGCCGCTTTACGACGAGCGATTTCATCATCAGATACAGCTAGTTCCAATTTACCGTTTGGAATATCGATGTTGATAATATCACCATCTTCAACGATGGCAATGGTACCGCCTGCAGCTGCTTCTGGAGATACATGTCCGATGGATGCACCACGAGTAGCACCGGAGAAACGACCATCTGTCAACAAGGCTACGTCTTTATCGAGCCCCATACCGGCAATCATAGATGTTGGTGTCAACATTTCCCGCATGCCAGGCCCCCCTTTAGGACCTTCGTAGCGGATAACGACAACGTCACCTTTTACGATTTTACCGCCTGTGATAGCTTCAACCGCTTCTTCTTCGCTGTTGAATACTTTAGCTGGACCAGAGTGAACGAGCATATCTGCATCTACGGCACCGGCTTTTACAACGGAACCATCTTCAGCGAGATTGCCTTTAAGAACGGCGATACCACCAGTTTCATGAACTGGATTATCCCAAGGATGAATAACATCTTCGTCTGCTACGAATGCTGCCTCAGCAATTTCACCTTGTGTTTTAAGAGCAACAGTTTTGCAATCTGTATGAAGGCGACCATTTTCTGCTAAACGTTTCAACACCGCAGATACACCACCTGCAGCGTACAAGTCTTCGATGAAGTATACACCAGATGGAGATAATTTAGATAATTGAGGTGTATTTTGGGCGATGCGATCAAAATCGTCTAAGGATAGTGGTACACCTGCTTCGTGAGCAATAGCCGGTAAATGAAGCGCCGTATTAGAGGAGCCACCCAAAGCCATATCAAGAGCTACCGCATTTTCAAAGGCTTCACGAGTCATAATATCTTTAGGGCGAAGGTTTGCTTTTAATACCTCTACCGCTTGCATACCAGCTAACTTAGCTAAACGCAAACGTTCAGAATATACCGCTGGGATTGTACCATTGCCAGGAAGGCCCATACCGAGAGCTTCTGTTAAACAGTTCATTGTATTTGCCGTATACATACCAGAGCAAGAGCCACATGTAGGACATGCTGTATTTTCGATATCAGCTAACTCAGCATCATCCATTTCACCAGTTTGATGTTTGCCTACGGCTTCGAATACGTCGGACAAGCCAATTTTTTTACCTTTATGTACACCAGCGAGCATGGCCCCACCAGATACGAATACAGATGGGATATTAAGGCGAGCAGCTGCAATCAACATGCCTGGCACTACCTTATCGCAATTTGGAATGAATACCATCGCATCAAATGGTGTAGCCATAGCAGTAGCTTCGATAGAATCTGCAATGATATTACGTGTAACTAAGGAGTATTTCATGCCGATATGGTTCATTGCCAAACCGTCGCAAATACCGATAGTATTGAACTCGATTGGCACACCACCTGCGTTGCGGATGCCGTCTTTTACGGCTTGTACAATATTTTTCAGGCCTACGTGACCAGGGATGATTTCATTGAAAGAGTTGGCAATACCGATGACTGGTC
This window contains:
- a CDS encoding YggS family pyridoxal phosphate-dependent enzyme codes for the protein MIEESLHAIQQRMADAMARVGRVDTALLVAVTKNHPVSAVEEVARLGVTHVGENRVQEAKEKQLTYKGPQLTWHLIGHLQVNKVRQAVPMFDLIHSVDSRKLLDVIEKVAAKHDKMQDVLLQVNVAREASKTGMTVEEFPEIRDYAKTLPHVRVRGLMCMAPFFDDPQEARPIFRVANALFEDMKRYFEEGQIQYLSMGMTHDFEVALEEGANIVRVGTAIFGERVYY
- a CDS encoding radical SAM protein, giving the protein MNRKDLIDRLQELYKDEDSRITVNPHAGQKVAIVYPNTYFVGMSNLGLHIIYEEINLRNDSVCERIFLPEKKELEAYDKTKTPLMSVETQRPMHQFDVVAFDVTFEMDYFHIPLMLRHGRVPIMGKDRTEFDPIVIAGGPCATFNPEPFADFIDAFIIGEGEGIVSRVLDIIRDGKMEGLDRHAILRQLADVSGVYVPSLYVPIYSEDGEFKGYDIVEGVPKTIKRHFEMLTSGGETVVATNYTEFGAMYIIEVARGCGRHCRFCMAGYCFRVPRVRPLDILKEGVERAEKLGKKVGLMGAAISDYPEVDELVNYIRSKDMRYSCASLRADSLTQAVVDGLADSGQKTITIAPETGSERLRRVINKGISEEHLQNAATLSAKSGIQHMRLYIMIGLPTETDEDIEAIVGLAERTQAHMEKVGCKGRLTLSINPFIPKPFTPFQWMAMDNQKTVEKKLQYIKKALQKNRRIEVLVESPKEAYIQGVLARGDRRLGAVIAACAADRGSKSFKSEMKAAGLDMDNMNYRERSFDEFLPWSHLDMGMQEGYLEMEWQRSLDEAYTPPCAAGCKRCGVCK
- a CDS encoding ABC transporter ATP-binding protein, which codes for MGRELLHYENVCFRRDGRPILDNVNWHIEDGEHWALLGLNGAGKSTLLSMIPAYQIPTTGTLRVFGKEFGKYAWPKIKARLGFVSSALGQFQSTLDKQVVEDIVISGAFSSIGIYQEVAPEVRQRGMQLLSEFGLDYLEGHRFRTLSAGEQRRVLLARSIMANPELLILDEPCSGLDLPAREQFLRTVSTLVAEQQTPIIYVSHQIEEILSFITHVAILREGKMIHAGPKHKVLTDDILSDVFGLSVQVVWKDDRPWVMVR
- the ilvB gene encoding biosynthetic-type acetolactate synthase large subunit codes for the protein MSAETINGARIVLETLHRLGVTDMFGYPGGAVIPIYDEIYSFPEIKHYFVRHEQGAAHAADGYARVSGRVGVCLATSGPGATNLVTGIMTAYMDSVPMVAITGQVGRPFIGKDSFQEADIQGITMPITKHNYLVQDIHDLPRIIKEAYFIAGTGRPGPVLIDIPKDIQTEKISMAEYNKLYEVPIHLEGYDPTYKGHQGQIKKAATLIKNAKRPLIIAGAGVLKSGAMDELKELAEKAQIPVTNTLVGLGGFPGDHELALGMVGMHGSVAANNSTDEADLVIAAGIRFHDRITGHPDFFCKKAKIIHIDIDPAEIDKNVTINVPIVGDLKQVLTELNALVEPTTHEAWLEQIREWQAEYPMVIPESKNGVLHAQYVLSELNKIAKDDAIIVSDVGQHQMWAAQFLTHKKPHTIVTSGGAGTMGYGLPAAIGAQVGAPKKQVILVVGDGGFQMTCEELMMVRQYNLPIKIVIINNGYLGMVRQWQEIFNDRRYSYVDLEVSPNFVKLADAFDLKAARLDNVETFNKEFKSYITSDESIVLDCRVEREDNVLPMIPAGGTISGMMGKKGVL
- the ilvA gene encoding threonine ammonia-lyase; its protein translation is MYKLYDFMEARERLSTITVKTKLLHSDVFSDECGNDVYIKPENLQITGSFKVRGAYNKIAKLTEEEKARGVIAASAGNHAQGVALAAKRLGIKATIVMPKHTPLIKVNATKQYGADVVLFGEIYDEAYQKAMELQKEHGYVFVHPFNDEDVIEGQGTIALEVLDELPDADILLVPVGGGGIVSGIAAAAKLKNPRVKIIGVEPEGAASALAALKADHPVPLDEVATIADGTAVRQIGETTLEYIKQYVDEIITVSDYELMEAFLLLVEKHKLVAENSGILPLAGLKKLECRDKKVVAIVSGGNIDVLTISSMINKGLVLRGRIFTFSVNLPDKPGQLVAVSQMLADADANVIKLDHNQFKNLDRFHEVELQVTVETNGEEHIQHIIDTFKHNGYIIKRLNSSEILSE
- the ilvC gene encoding ketol-acid reductoisomerase codes for the protein MAGKILGTTVYYDADCNLSKLEGKKITVLGYGSQGHAHALNLKENGMDVTIGLRGGSSSWKAAEEAGLTVKETAEAVKGADIVMVLIPDELQADVYAQDIAPNLKQGAYLAFAHGFNIHFGKIVPREDINVFMVAPKGPGHLVRRTYQEGSGVPCLYAVEKDPSGDTEEVALAWASGIGGGRSGILETNFKSETETDLFGEQAVLCGGVTELIKTGFEVLTEAGYEPVNAYFECLHEMKLIVDLIYEGGFQKMRHSISNTAEYGDYHAGPRVITADTKKAMEQILADIQSGKFADEFLADSKNGQKFLKEHREAAANHPIEPVGAELRNLMSWLK
- a CDS encoding DUF3290 family protein yields the protein MDFYTLAYVESQATAGQTWGFIIIVAVLLALLVLGVQVLRNGFTSRYRDLMIILSLIVVFFLGLEYQEYNRMKTYSEDSSRMAQFLHSFSSDRSVPSDQLAVNSLKIRNGMILKVSDVYYEVQFNPEFSTYTITRVYKVSPIDRIHDKADTLP
- the ilvN gene encoding acetolactate synthase small subunit; this translates as MAKEHQVLIIAKNAPGIGTRILALFNRRGFNVTKMTSGITNQPGYARITITVEADDRILDQVQKQIYKLIDVVKVKVFEDHDVVCRELMLIKVKASASTRSQIVQIADVYRGNVLDISPTSMIIEVIGSVEKLRGFIQIMETYGILEIAKTGITAMSRGEKM
- a CDS encoding DUF421 domain-containing protein, whose amino-acid sequence is MTEAMAVYGMVFAKLAIGLLAIILQINLMGKGNLAPTSALDQLQNYVLGGIIGAIIYNDQIGILQFMLVLILWTILVMTLKFLKGNLRIFKAILDGHPVIVIEKGHILTEECMRYGIQAAELKLKLRAAGVQYVTDVKRAVLEQNGQLNVVQFGEDNIRFDLIDDGQINQFTLDVIEKDRDWLEQEIQAQGYSVKDIYIAEYKDGKVVVYPYERKHRPQIVSTLKSKTAHTKDKLKSKL
- a CDS encoding polyphenol oxidase family protein, with the protein product MNQFVKRIDVKGPHGIWSYETPSWSERFPIVMGDTYRHGGVSKAPYESLNLAFHVGDEAQSVRENRAIVAKYLGVEPNRISCGNQVHGLKAVEITEDLIGAGAFAEDTAIDDCDAVFTNLPHVPLFLFTADCVGVGIYDAKHHAIATAHAGWRGAIGRLPVLTIEAMKEAYGTEFKDCYIYLGPSIGPESFEVDVELGKRFELAWRDMTDRDASDVVNYPGDKLDKAYINLWNFIGEDLIVNGVPSENITIGGTDSVTEVDCYSYRREAGLTGRMALFAMLQDR